Proteins from one Listeria weihenstephanensis genomic window:
- the rplL gene encoding 50S ribosomal protein L7/L12, which translates to MALNIEEIIASVKEATVLELNDLVKAIEEEFGVTAAAPVAAGAAAGGAAAEEQTEFTVELASAGDQKIKVIKVVREITGLGLKEAKEVVDNAPKALKEGITKEEADEIVAKLEEVGANVAVK; encoded by the coding sequence ATGGCTTTAAACATTGAAGAAATCATTGCTTCCGTAAAAGAAGCAACTGTACTAGAATTAAACGACTTAGTAAAAGCAATCGAAGAAGAATTTGGCGTAACTGCTGCTGCTCCTGTAGCTGCTGGTGCTGCTGCTGGTGGCGCTGCTGCTGAAGAGCAAACTGAATTCACAGTAGAACTAGCTTCTGCTGGAGACCAAAAAATCAAAGTTATCAAAGTGGTTCGTGAAATCACTGGTCTTGGCTTGAAAGAAGCTAAAGAAGTTGTAGATAACGCTCCTAAAGCTCTTAAAGAAGGTATCACTAAAGAAGAAGCAGACGAAATCGTTGCTAAACTTGAAGAAGTTGGCGCTAACGTAGCTGTTAAATAA
- the rpoC gene encoding DNA-directed RNA polymerase subunit beta' yields MVLDVKNFEYMKIGLASPDKIRSWSHGEVKKPETINYRTLKPERDGLFCERIFGPMKDWECSCGKYKRVRYKGVVCDRCGVEVTKSKVRRERMGHIELAAPVTHIWYFKGIPSRMGLALDMSPRALEEVIYFASYVVTEPGDTPLEKKQLLSEKEYRVYREKYSQSFQAGMGAEAIKKLLADIQLEKEVNGLKEELKSAQGQRRTRAIRRLEVLEAFRHSGNDPSWMVLDVLPVIPPEIRPMVQLEGGRFATSDLNDLYRRVINRNNRLKRLLDLGAPNIIVQNEKRMLQEAVDALIDNGRRGRPVTGPGNRPLKSLSHMLKGKQGRFRQNLLGKRVDYSGRSVIVVGPNLKMYQCGLPKEMALELFKPFVMKELVGRGLAHNIKSAKRKIERSSPEIWDVLEEVIREHPVLLNRAPTLHRLGIQAFEPTLVEGRAIRLHPLVCTAYNADFDGDQMAVHVPLSAEAQAEARILMLAAQNILNPKDGKPVVTPSQDMVLGNYYLTLEREGTVGEGTVFTDINEAQLAYQNGYVHLHSRIAVVAGSIDNERFTDEQREQLLITTVGKLIFNTILPTTFPYINEPTDYNLEVETPKKYFVDTNTDVKKFIQEQEIVEPFKKKILGNIIAEVFKKFHITETSRMLDRMKDLGFKISTKAGMTVGIADILTLEEKHDILEEAHDKVEKITKTFRRGLITDDERYERVIAVWNEAKDVIQGKLILSLDRLNPIFMMQDSGARGNISNFTQLAGMRGLMADPSGRIVELPITSNFREGLTVLEYFISTHGARKGLTDTALKTADSGYLTRRLVDVAQDVIIREYDCGTDRGLEIEAIREGTEIIEPLEERLEGRYARKSIRHPETGEVIVAENDLITEAKSRLVIEAGIEKVTIRSAFTCNTRHGVCKKCYGKNLATGTEVEVGEAVGIIAAQSIGEPGTQLTMRTFHTGGVAGDDITQGLPRIQEIFEARNPKGQAIITEVEGEVVSIEEARDRQQEIVIQGKDEDRRSYSIPYTARLRVKIGDIVDRGEALTEGSIDPKALIRVRDVLSVQEYLLAEVQKVYRMQGVEIGDKHVEVMVRQMLRKIRVMDTGDTNILPGTLMDVHTFTESNRDALLAGKQPATGRPVLLGITKASLETDSFLSAASFQETTRVLTDAAIKGKTDELLGLKENVILGKLIPAGTGIHHYRKLKSSVLGKEQEVADLEETKHI; encoded by the coding sequence TTGGTTTTAGATGTGAAAAATTTTGAGTATATGAAAATAGGTCTTGCGTCTCCAGATAAAATTCGTTCATGGTCACACGGAGAAGTTAAAAAACCAGAAACAATCAACTATCGTACGCTGAAACCTGAGCGTGATGGTTTGTTCTGCGAAAGAATCTTCGGACCAATGAAAGACTGGGAATGTTCTTGTGGGAAATACAAACGTGTTCGCTATAAAGGCGTAGTTTGTGACCGCTGTGGCGTTGAAGTTACGAAGTCCAAAGTTCGTCGTGAACGTATGGGACACATTGAACTTGCTGCACCAGTAACACATATTTGGTACTTTAAAGGTATTCCGAGCCGTATGGGACTTGCACTTGACATGTCACCGCGTGCTTTAGAAGAAGTTATCTATTTTGCTTCGTATGTTGTAACAGAACCAGGCGATACCCCGCTTGAAAAGAAACAATTGCTTTCTGAAAAAGAGTATCGCGTTTACCGTGAGAAATATAGCCAATCGTTCCAAGCTGGGATGGGCGCTGAAGCAATCAAAAAACTTCTTGCAGACATCCAACTTGAAAAAGAAGTAAATGGCTTGAAAGAAGAATTGAAATCGGCACAGGGGCAACGTAGAACTCGTGCGATTCGTCGTTTAGAAGTTCTAGAAGCGTTCCGTCATTCGGGCAATGATCCAAGTTGGATGGTTCTTGACGTGCTTCCAGTTATCCCGCCAGAAATCCGCCCAATGGTTCAACTTGAAGGTGGACGTTTTGCGACAAGTGATTTGAATGACCTTTATCGCCGTGTTATTAACCGGAATAACCGTCTGAAACGCTTGCTTGATCTAGGTGCGCCTAATATCATCGTGCAAAATGAAAAACGGATGCTCCAAGAAGCAGTCGATGCTTTGATTGATAATGGTCGTCGTGGCCGTCCGGTAACAGGACCAGGTAACCGCCCACTGAAATCACTGTCGCACATGCTTAAAGGTAAACAAGGTCGTTTCCGTCAAAACTTACTAGGTAAACGTGTCGATTATTCTGGTCGTTCCGTTATCGTAGTTGGTCCGAACCTTAAAATGTACCAATGTGGACTTCCAAAAGAAATGGCACTCGAACTATTCAAGCCTTTTGTGATGAAAGAATTGGTTGGTCGTGGCCTTGCGCATAACATTAAGAGTGCAAAACGCAAAATCGAACGTTCTTCACCTGAAATTTGGGATGTATTAGAAGAAGTTATTCGTGAGCATCCAGTGCTTCTTAACCGCGCACCTACTTTGCATAGACTAGGTATCCAAGCTTTCGAACCAACACTTGTTGAAGGCCGTGCGATTCGTCTGCATCCGCTAGTATGTACAGCTTATAACGCCGATTTTGATGGTGACCAAATGGCTGTCCATGTTCCACTATCCGCAGAAGCACAAGCAGAAGCACGTATTTTGATGCTCGCTGCCCAAAACATTTTGAATCCGAAAGATGGTAAACCGGTTGTAACGCCTTCTCAAGATATGGTATTAGGTAACTACTACTTGACGCTTGAACGTGAAGGTACAGTTGGGGAAGGTACGGTATTTACTGATATTAACGAAGCACAATTAGCATACCAAAACGGTTATGTTCATTTGCATTCGCGTATCGCCGTTGTTGCAGGATCGATTGACAACGAAAGATTTACCGATGAGCAACGCGAGCAACTATTAATTACAACTGTTGGTAAACTAATTTTCAATACAATTTTACCGACGACATTCCCATATATTAACGAGCCAACTGATTATAATCTTGAAGTTGAAACGCCTAAGAAATATTTCGTGGATACAAACACAGACGTGAAAAAATTCATCCAAGAACAAGAAATCGTTGAGCCATTCAAGAAGAAAATCCTAGGAAACATCATCGCGGAAGTTTTCAAAAAGTTCCATATCACAGAAACTTCTCGGATGCTCGATCGCATGAAAGATCTAGGTTTCAAAATCTCTACAAAAGCCGGTATGACAGTTGGTATCGCCGACATCTTGACGCTTGAAGAAAAGCATGACATTCTTGAAGAAGCGCATGATAAAGTAGAGAAAATTACGAAAACATTCCGTCGTGGTCTAATCACTGATGACGAAAGATACGAACGTGTTATTGCTGTCTGGAACGAAGCGAAAGACGTTATCCAAGGCAAACTGATCTTGAGTTTGGATCGCTTAAACCCGATCTTCATGATGCAAGATTCAGGAGCTCGTGGTAACATCTCCAACTTTACACAGCTTGCAGGTATGCGTGGTCTGATGGCCGATCCATCTGGACGTATCGTAGAACTTCCAATCACATCGAACTTCCGTGAGGGACTAACTGTCTTGGAATACTTTATCTCAACCCATGGTGCGCGTAAAGGACTTACCGATACAGCCCTTAAAACAGCCGATTCAGGTTACCTTACTCGTCGTTTGGTGGACGTGGCACAAGATGTTATCATTCGTGAATACGATTGTGGCACGGACCGCGGTCTTGAAATTGAAGCTATCCGCGAGGGTACGGAGATTATCGAGCCTTTGGAAGAACGTTTGGAAGGTCGTTATGCTCGTAAATCGATCAGACATCCAGAAACAGGCGAAGTTATCGTTGCTGAAAATGACTTGATTACAGAGGCTAAATCTCGTCTTGTTATCGAAGCCGGTATTGAAAAAGTAACTATCCGTTCTGCGTTCACATGTAACACACGACACGGTGTATGTAAGAAATGTTATGGTAAAAACTTGGCAACAGGAACAGAAGTTGAAGTCGGAGAAGCCGTTGGTATTATCGCCGCGCAATCCATCGGAGAACCAGGTACACAGCTTACAATGCGTACGTTCCATACAGGTGGGGTAGCCGGAGACGATATCACGCAAGGTCTTCCACGTATCCAAGAGATTTTTGAAGCACGTAATCCTAAAGGTCAAGCGATTATTACCGAAGTTGAGGGTGAAGTTGTTTCTATTGAAGAAGCACGCGATCGCCAACAAGAAATCGTGATACAAGGTAAAGATGAAGACCGTCGTAGCTACAGTATTCCTTATACTGCCCGCCTTCGCGTTAAAATCGGAGACATTGTTGACCGTGGGGAAGCCTTGACAGAAGGTTCGATTGATCCGAAAGCATTGATTCGCGTTCGTGACGTTCTTTCCGTACAAGAATATCTACTTGCTGAGGTACAAAAAGTTTACCGGATGCAAGGGGTTGAAATCGGCGATAAACACGTTGAGGTAATGGTTCGTCAAATGTTGCGTAAAATCCGCGTAATGGACACTGGTGATACAAACATCTTGCCAGGAACATTAATGGATGTACACACATTTACCGAGTCTAACCGCGACGCACTACTTGCCGGCAAACAACCAGCAACTGGACGCCCAGTATTGCTAGGTATTACAAAAGCATCCCTTGAAACAGATTCCTTCCTGTCCGCCGCATCCTTCCAAGAAACAACACGCGTTCTTACAGATGCAGCAATCAAAGGTAAAACCGATGAATTGCTCGGCTTGAAAGAAAATGTAATCCTAGGTAAACTGATCCCAGCCGGTACCGGTATCCACCATTACCGCAAGCTGAAATCGTCGGTGCTAGGTAAAGAACAAGAAGTTGCAGATTTGGAAGAAACGAAGCATATTTAA
- the rplK gene encoding 50S ribosomal protein L11: protein MAKKVIKEVKLQIPAGKANPAPPVGPALGQAGVNIMGFCKEFNARTSDQAGLIIPVVISVYEDRSFTFITKTPPAAVLLKKAAKVEKGSGEPNRNKVAVVKRAQVQEIAELKMPDLNAASVESAMRMVEGTARSMGITIED from the coding sequence GTGGCTAAAAAAGTAATCAAAGAGGTAAAATTGCAAATTCCAGCAGGTAAAGCTAATCCAGCTCCACCAGTTGGTCCAGCACTAGGTCAAGCGGGTGTTAACATTATGGGATTCTGTAAGGAATTCAATGCGCGCACAAGCGATCAAGCTGGTCTAATTATTCCTGTTGTGATTTCTGTGTATGAAGATCGTTCTTTCACATTTATCACTAAAACTCCGCCAGCAGCAGTCTTGCTTAAAAAAGCAGCTAAAGTTGAAAAAGGATCAGGTGAACCAAACCGTAATAAAGTTGCGGTTGTGAAACGTGCTCAAGTACAAGAAATCGCTGAACTAAAAATGCCGGATCTAAACGCAGCAAGTGTTGAATCTGCAATGCGTATGGTTGAAGGTACTGCGCGCAGCATGGGTATTACGATCGAAGACTAA
- a CDS encoding Imm63 family immunity protein, with translation MSAKEHAKYIYLQLKSIASLYNIDFHLYLENSGGFGELCMDWDEESGYSLFGDERGEKVSLYTTHDFDEFKYEAFLHLCFRMGLEYELKNRDLTYERKDEDDLHGDTRKVAFEETIRLLGTMDNVWAEQAAHHYTAYLNMWRTQKNVVYDFSSEQFVEK, from the coding sequence ATGTCAGCAAAAGAGCATGCTAAATATATCTATCTACAGTTAAAAAGTATCGCTTCTCTCTATAATATAGATTTTCACCTCTATCTAGAAAATTCAGGAGGGTTTGGCGAACTTTGCATGGATTGGGACGAGGAGAGTGGATATTCCCTATTCGGTGATGAACGCGGTGAAAAAGTGAGCCTCTACACTACACACGATTTTGATGAATTTAAATATGAGGCATTTCTCCATCTTTGTTTCCGAATGGGTCTAGAATACGAGTTGAAAAATCGAGATCTTACATACGAGCGAAAGGACGAAGACGATCTCCATGGAGACACACGAAAAGTAGCTTTTGAAGAGACAATCCGCCTGCTTGGAACAATGGATAACGTGTGGGCAGAACAGGCAGCGCACCATTACACGGCATACTTAAACATGTGGCGCACGCAGAAAAATGTCGTATATGATTTTAGCTCCGAGCAATTTGTCGAGAAGTAA
- the rplJ gene encoding 50S ribosomal protein L10 yields the protein MSTILELKQGAVDEITTKFKNSASTVIVDYRGLTVAEITELRKQLREAGIDFKVYKNSLMRRAAESAGLEGLNEVLTGPSAIAFSNEDVVAPAKIINEFAEKHEALEIKAGIIEGKVSSVEDVKALASLPSREGLLSMLLSVLQAPVRNLALATKAVATQKEEQGA from the coding sequence ATGAGTACAATTTTAGAATTGAAACAAGGTGCTGTTGATGAAATTACTACTAAGTTCAAAAACAGTGCGTCTACAGTAATCGTTGACTATCGTGGTCTAACAGTTGCTGAAATCACCGAATTACGTAAACAATTACGTGAAGCTGGTATTGATTTTAAAGTATACAAGAACTCGTTAATGCGTCGTGCTGCTGAGTCTGCTGGCTTAGAAGGTTTAAACGAAGTATTGACAGGTCCTAGCGCTATCGCTTTCAGTAATGAAGACGTTGTTGCTCCTGCTAAAATCATTAATGAATTTGCAGAGAAACATGAAGCACTAGAAATTAAAGCTGGTATCATCGAAGGTAAAGTATCTTCTGTTGAAGATGTTAAAGCTCTTGCTTCTCTACCATCACGCGAAGGCCTACTTTCTATGCTGCTTAGCGTACTTCAAGCTCCAGTTCGTAACTTGGCACTTGCAACAAAAGCTGTTGCAACCCAAAAAGAAGAACAAGGCGCTTAA
- a CDS encoding class I SAM-dependent methyltransferase, with translation MSNKHYYTKNSDLDHNRKTWNFELRGNTIKFISDAGVFSKTTVDFGSRLLIESFEASDAVGKMLDVGCGYGPIGLAFAKSYPEVQVDMIDVNDRALELSAENAANNGLTNVRVFESSVYDGVTDRDYTDIISNPPIRAGKKIVHEILTGSFERLETGGSLWIVIQKKQGGPSAAAKMEEVFGNVEVVAKDKGYFIYRSMKEA, from the coding sequence GTGAGTAATAAACATTATTATACGAAAAATAGTGATCTCGATCATAACCGTAAAACGTGGAATTTCGAACTGCGCGGGAACACGATTAAATTTATCAGTGATGCAGGTGTATTCTCTAAAACAACGGTTGATTTCGGTTCGCGTCTCTTGATTGAGAGTTTTGAAGCGAGTGATGCGGTGGGGAAGATGCTTGATGTTGGTTGCGGCTATGGACCGATTGGTCTTGCTTTTGCGAAAAGTTATCCTGAAGTCCAAGTCGATATGATTGATGTGAACGACCGTGCGCTGGAGCTATCTGCGGAAAATGCGGCAAATAATGGCTTGACGAATGTGCGTGTTTTTGAGAGCTCGGTGTATGACGGCGTGACAGATCGCGATTACACAGATATTATTAGTAACCCTCCAATTCGTGCGGGAAAAAAGATAGTGCATGAGATTCTGACTGGGAGCTTCGAGCGATTGGAAACTGGCGGTAGCTTATGGATCGTCATTCAGAAAAAACAAGGCGGGCCTTCTGCTGCTGCGAAAATGGAAGAGGTTTTCGGGAATGTGGAAGTTGTTGCGAAGGATAAGGGCTATTTTATTTATCGGAGTATGAAAGAAGCATAG
- the rpoB gene encoding DNA-directed RNA polymerase subunit beta, producing the protein MSGQLVQYGRHRQRRSFARISEVLELPNLIEIQSQSYQWFLDEGLREMFRDISPIEDFAGNLSLEFIDYDLGEAKYSVEESKNRDVNYAAPLRVKLRLINKETGEVKDQEVFMGDFPLMTEMGTFVINGAERVIVSQLVRSPGVYFNGKLDKNGKKGFGSTVIPNRGAWLEYETDAKDVVHVRIDRTRKLPVTVLLRALGFGSDSEILELIGENDYLRNTLEKDNTDNADKALLEIYERLRPGEPPTVENAKSLLVSRFFDPKRYDLANVGRYKINKKLHLKNRLFNQTLAETLVDPETGEIIASKGDILDRRKLDSIIENLENGVGFRTLRPTDGVMEDSVVVQSIKIYAPNSEEEKVINVIGNAYIDASVKHITPADIISSISYFFNLLYGVGDTDDIDHLGNRRLRSVGELLQNQFRIGLSRMERVVRERMSIQDMNTVTPQQLINIRPVVASIKEFFGSSQLSQFMDQTNPLAELTHKRRLSALGPGGLTRERAGYEVRDVHYSHYGRMCPIETPEGPNIGLINSLSSFAKVNKFGFIETPYRRVDAETNRVTDHIDYLTADEEDNYVVAQANSKLDENGTFTEEEVMARFRSANLAVEKERIDYMDVSPKQVVSVATACIPFLENDDSNRALMGANMQRQAVPLLNPEAPIIGTGMEHVSARDSGAAVVCKHDGVVEHVEAKEIWVRRISEVDGKEVSGGIDKYALRKFVRSNHGTCYNQSPNVAEGDRVTKGEILGNGPSMDSGELALGRNVLVAFMTWDGYNYEDAIIMSERLVKDDVYTSIHIEEFESEARDTKLGPEEMTRDIPNVGEDALRDLDERGVIRVGAEVKDGDLLVGKVTPKGVTELTAEERLLHAIFGEKAREVRDTSLRVPHGGDGIVLDVKIFTREAGDELPPGVNQLVRVYIVQKRKIHEGDKMAGRHGNKGVISRILPEEDMPYMPDGTPVDIMLNPLGVPSRMNIGQVLELHLGMAARYLGIHIATPVFDGANDDDVWSTVAESGMAPDAKTTLYDGRTGEPFDNRISVGIMYMIKLAHMVDDKLHARSTGPYSLVTQQPLGGKAQFGGQRFGEMEVWALEAYGAAYTLQEILTIKSDDVVGRVKTYEAIVKGESIPEPGVPESFKVLIKELQSLGMDVKILSADKEEIELRDLEDEEFGAQNDAFNIVSEPTKPAGIIDSNQ; encoded by the coding sequence TTGTCAGGTCAACTAGTTCAGTACGGAAGACATCGCCAACGTAGAAGTTTCGCTCGTATTAGTGAAGTATTGGAATTACCAAACTTAATCGAGATTCAATCACAGTCCTACCAATGGTTTTTGGATGAGGGATTACGTGAAATGTTCCGGGATATTTCTCCAATCGAGGATTTCGCAGGGAATTTGTCATTGGAATTTATCGATTACGATTTAGGTGAAGCAAAATACTCAGTAGAAGAGTCGAAAAATCGTGATGTTAATTATGCAGCACCTTTGCGTGTGAAGTTGCGTCTCATCAATAAAGAGACCGGAGAAGTGAAAGACCAAGAAGTATTTATGGGTGATTTCCCACTTATGACGGAGATGGGTACGTTTGTAATCAATGGCGCCGAGCGTGTTATTGTATCGCAATTAGTACGTTCGCCAGGTGTTTATTTCAATGGGAAGCTCGACAAAAATGGGAAAAAAGGCTTTGGTTCTACAGTTATTCCTAATCGCGGAGCATGGCTTGAGTATGAAACAGATGCGAAAGACGTTGTTCATGTGAGAATCGACCGGACGCGTAAGTTACCAGTTACTGTTCTTTTACGTGCGCTTGGATTTGGCTCTGATAGTGAAATTTTAGAGTTAATCGGTGAAAATGACTACTTACGCAACACTTTAGAGAAAGATAACACAGATAATGCGGACAAAGCATTGCTTGAAATTTATGAGCGCTTACGTCCTGGTGAACCACCAACAGTTGAAAATGCGAAGAGCTTACTTGTATCGCGCTTTTTCGATCCAAAACGTTATGATTTAGCGAATGTTGGTCGTTATAAAATCAACAAAAAACTGCATTTGAAGAACCGTTTATTTAATCAAACACTTGCAGAAACATTAGTAGATCCAGAAACAGGTGAAATTATTGCTTCTAAAGGTGATATTTTAGATCGTCGTAAATTGGATTCTATCATCGAGAATTTAGAAAATGGTGTTGGTTTCCGTACATTGCGTCCAACTGATGGCGTTATGGAAGACAGCGTTGTTGTTCAATCCATCAAAATTTACGCGCCAAATAGTGAAGAAGAAAAAGTTATCAATGTTATTGGTAATGCCTATATTGATGCGAGCGTGAAACATATTACACCTGCTGATATTATTTCTTCTATTAGTTATTTCTTTAACTTACTTTATGGAGTAGGCGACACGGATGATATTGATCACCTTGGTAACCGTCGTTTGCGTTCTGTTGGTGAGCTTTTACAAAACCAATTCCGTATTGGTCTATCTCGTATGGAGCGTGTTGTTCGTGAGCGTATGTCCATTCAAGATATGAATACTGTAACGCCGCAACAACTGATTAATATTCGCCCAGTTGTAGCATCTATTAAAGAATTCTTTGGTAGCTCTCAGTTATCACAGTTTATGGATCAGACGAACCCGCTTGCGGAATTAACGCATAAACGTCGTCTTTCAGCGCTTGGACCCGGTGGTTTGACGCGTGAACGTGCTGGTTATGAAGTACGTGACGTGCATTACTCCCATTATGGTCGTATGTGTCCGATTGAAACGCCTGAGGGCCCAAATATTGGTTTGATAAACTCGCTTTCTTCTTTTGCGAAAGTGAATAAATTCGGCTTTATTGAAACACCATATCGTCGTGTTGACGCTGAAACGAATCGCGTAACAGATCATATCGACTATTTGACTGCGGATGAAGAGGATAACTATGTAGTAGCGCAAGCGAACTCTAAGTTAGACGAAAATGGTACATTCACAGAAGAAGAAGTTATGGCTCGTTTCCGTTCTGCCAATTTAGCTGTTGAAAAAGAACGTATTGATTACATGGACGTATCGCCAAAACAAGTTGTTTCGGTTGCGACGGCATGTATTCCGTTCCTTGAAAATGATGACTCCAACCGTGCGCTAATGGGAGCCAACATGCAACGTCAAGCGGTTCCACTTTTAAATCCAGAAGCGCCAATCATTGGAACTGGTATGGAACACGTTTCTGCTCGTGACTCTGGAGCTGCGGTTGTTTGTAAGCATGATGGTGTTGTTGAACACGTGGAAGCGAAAGAAATTTGGGTTCGCCGTATTTCTGAAGTGGATGGCAAAGAAGTTAGCGGTGGCATTGATAAGTATGCCTTACGTAAATTTGTCCGTTCGAATCATGGTACGTGTTATAACCAATCGCCAAACGTTGCGGAAGGGGATCGCGTAACAAAAGGCGAAATCCTTGGTAACGGTCCTTCGATGGACTCAGGTGAGCTTGCTCTTGGTCGTAATGTTCTTGTAGCATTCATGACTTGGGACGGTTATAACTATGAGGATGCGATTATCATGAGTGAACGTCTTGTAAAAGATGATGTTTACACGTCGATTCATATTGAAGAATTTGAATCAGAAGCTCGTGATACGAAACTCGGACCTGAGGAAATGACTCGCGATATTCCAAACGTTGGGGAAGATGCATTGCGCGATCTTGACGAACGTGGTGTTATCCGTGTCGGAGCAGAAGTAAAAGACGGCGATTTGCTCGTTGGTAAAGTAACGCCAAAAGGTGTGACGGAACTAACAGCAGAAGAACGTTTACTTCATGCAATCTTCGGTGAAAAAGCCCGTGAAGTTCGCGATACATCTCTACGCGTACCACATGGCGGCGACGGCATTGTCCTTGACGTGAAAATCTTTACACGTGAAGCTGGCGATGAGTTACCACCAGGCGTTAACCAACTTGTTCGTGTTTATATCGTTCAAAAACGTAAAATTCACGAAGGCGATAAAATGGCCGGACGTCACGGAAATAAAGGGGTTATCTCTCGTATTTTACCAGAAGAAGATATGCCTTATATGCCAGACGGAACGCCAGTTGACATCATGCTTAACCCACTAGGTGTACCATCACGGATGAACATCGGACAAGTACTTGAGCTTCACTTAGGTATGGCAGCTCGTTACCTCGGCATTCACATCGCGACACCAGTATTTGATGGCGCGAACGATGACGATGTATGGAGTACAGTCGCTGAATCCGGTATGGCACCAGATGCGAAAACCACGCTTTATGATGGACGCACAGGTGAACCTTTTGATAACCGTATTTCTGTCGGTATTATGTACATGATTAAACTTGCCCACATGGTTGATGATAAATTGCATGCTCGTTCAACTGGACCTTACTCACTAGTAACGCAACAACCACTAGGCGGTAAAGCACAGTTCGGTGGACAACGTTTTGGAGAGATGGAAGTATGGGCACTAGAAGCATACGGTGCCGCTTACACGCTTCAAGAAATCCTAACGATCAAATCCGATGACGTGGTAGGCCGTGTGAAAACATACGAAGCCATCGTTAAAGGAGAAAGCATTCCAGAACCAGGCGTACCAGAATCCTTCAAGGTACTAATCAAAGAGCTTCAAAGTCTAGGAATGGACGTTAAAATCCTCTCCGCAGACAAAGAAGAAATCGAATTACGCGACCTAGAAGACGAAGAATTCGGCGCCCAAAACGACGCTTTCAACATCGTCTCCGAACCAACAAAACCAGCAGGAATAATCGACTCGAATCAATAA
- the rplA gene encoding 50S ribosomal protein L1, with translation MAKKGKKYQDAVKLIDAEKAYSVEEAVELAQKADFAKFDATVEVAFRLGVDPKKADQQIRGAVVLPNGTGKTQRVLVFAKGEKAKEAEAAGADFVGEGDYVTKINQGWFDFDVIVATPDMMGEVGKLGRVLGPKGLMPNPKTGTVTMDVTKAVNEIKAGKVEYRVDKSGNVHTAIGKVSFDAAKLVENFRTINDVLQKAKPAAAKGVYVKNVTVTTTFGPGVKVDPSSF, from the coding sequence ATGGCTAAGAAAGGTAAAAAGTATCAAGATGCTGTAAAGTTAATTGATGCTGAGAAAGCTTATTCCGTTGAAGAAGCTGTCGAACTTGCTCAAAAAGCAGACTTCGCTAAATTCGATGCAACTGTTGAAGTAGCATTTCGTTTAGGCGTTGACCCTAAAAAAGCAGATCAACAAATCCGCGGCGCTGTTGTACTTCCTAACGGTACAGGTAAAACACAACGCGTATTAGTATTTGCGAAAGGCGAAAAAGCAAAAGAAGCTGAGGCTGCTGGCGCTGATTTCGTTGGAGAAGGCGATTACGTAACAAAAATTAACCAAGGTTGGTTTGATTTTGACGTTATCGTAGCAACACCTGATATGATGGGTGAAGTTGGTAAATTAGGCCGTGTCTTAGGACCAAAAGGTTTAATGCCGAACCCTAAAACAGGAACAGTAACAATGGACGTAACAAAAGCAGTGAACGAAATCAAAGCTGGTAAAGTAGAATACCGCGTTGACAAGTCTGGTAATGTCCACACTGCGATTGGTAAAGTATCATTTGATGCTGCTAAGCTTGTTGAGAACTTCCGTACTATTAACGATGTTCTTCAAAAAGCGAAACCTGCTGCGGCTAAAGGAGTATATGTAAAAAACGTAACCGTTACAACTACATTTGGTCCTGGTGTCAAAGTAGATCCATCTTCATTCTAA